A genome region from Streptomyces xanthophaeus includes the following:
- a CDS encoding putative bifunctional diguanylate cyclase/phosphodiesterase, whose amino-acid sequence MAPTTAPSTGSAAAPHGGIEDRIARFATIWGRAIFPVTATSLTRTEFERHLVPLTRTLTEALHARPFDASVAQQVGAELVAVHCTDPEALAGTLGVIESYLVLYCGPDGPEGSGVEGTEEYRSRCARLQHAIAAGYARALRERTLREQEAIARSALTARTDAQQALHASEERFRAVFEGAAVGIGIADLDGNVLEVNDTLLQMFGGLEGHVRSRNVSEWGHPDDTPHVWRMYGELVRGERESYRVEKPYYRHDGTVLWTNLTVSLLRDADGKPQYQLALMEDTTERRLLNLRLRYEATHDALTGLPNRTLFFERLEKALGGAGGDRYGLCYLDLDGFKAVNDSLGHSAGDRLLVEVADRLQSCATGPGEVVARLGGDEFVALTTGSDTEEKVTELAVRILTALSTPIRLEGRELTVRGSIGIVEGRAKERTPAEVLRSADITMYRAKAAGGNRFEFADAEADARAITRHGLTNALPAALERGEFFIEYQPLVHMRDGSVHGAEALVRWSHPQYGVLGPDRFIPLAERTGLIVPLGRWVLEEAVRQARIWQRQHGGAALRINVNLSPTQLHHPGLVADTVAVLEKSGLAPGALCLEVTESALIGADDELLEPLRRLAALGVDIALDDFGTGYSNLANLRRLPVSVLKLDRSFTQGMQQQPANPVDVKIVEGIVALAHSLELAVTVEGVETGAQAAQLRALGCDTAQGWYYARPGAPDRIHTLSLSDAVPTPS is encoded by the coding sequence GTGGCGCCGACCACGGCACCGAGCACCGGGTCCGCCGCGGCCCCGCACGGCGGCATCGAGGACCGGATCGCCCGCTTCGCCACGATCTGGGGCCGGGCGATCTTCCCGGTCACGGCGACCTCGCTGACCCGCACCGAGTTCGAACGGCACCTCGTACCCCTCACCCGGACGCTCACCGAGGCCCTGCACGCCCGGCCCTTCGACGCCTCGGTCGCCCAGCAGGTGGGGGCGGAACTCGTCGCCGTGCACTGCACCGACCCCGAGGCCCTGGCCGGCACCCTCGGCGTGATCGAGTCCTACCTGGTGCTCTACTGCGGCCCGGACGGACCCGAGGGCTCCGGCGTCGAGGGCACCGAGGAGTACCGCTCCCGCTGCGCCCGGCTCCAGCACGCCATCGCGGCGGGATACGCCCGCGCGCTGCGCGAGCGCACCCTCAGGGAGCAGGAGGCCATCGCGCGCTCCGCGCTGACCGCGCGCACCGACGCGCAGCAGGCCCTGCACGCGAGCGAGGAGCGCTTCCGGGCGGTCTTCGAGGGCGCGGCCGTGGGCATCGGCATCGCCGACCTCGACGGGAACGTCCTGGAGGTCAACGACACCCTGCTGCAGATGTTCGGCGGCCTGGAGGGGCACGTCCGCAGTCGCAACGTCAGCGAGTGGGGACACCCCGACGACACCCCGCACGTCTGGCGGATGTACGGCGAGCTGGTGCGCGGCGAGCGAGAGAGCTACCGCGTGGAGAAGCCGTACTACCGGCACGACGGCACCGTGCTCTGGACCAATTTGACGGTGTCGCTGCTGCGCGACGCCGACGGGAAGCCGCAGTACCAGCTGGCGCTGATGGAGGACACCACAGAGCGCCGGCTGCTGAACCTGCGCCTGCGCTACGAGGCCACCCACGACGCCCTGACCGGCCTGCCCAACCGGACGCTGTTCTTCGAGCGGCTGGAGAAGGCCCTCGGCGGGGCCGGAGGCGACCGCTACGGTCTGTGCTACCTCGACCTCGACGGTTTCAAGGCGGTCAACGACAGCCTCGGGCACTCGGCGGGAGACCGGCTGCTGGTCGAGGTCGCCGACCGGCTGCAGAGCTGCGCGACCGGCCCGGGCGAGGTGGTCGCCCGGCTCGGCGGTGACGAGTTCGTCGCCCTGACCACCGGCTCCGACACCGAGGAGAAGGTGACCGAACTCGCGGTCCGCATACTGACCGCCCTGTCCACGCCGATCCGGCTGGAGGGCCGGGAGCTGACGGTCCGGGGCAGCATCGGCATCGTCGAGGGCCGGGCCAAGGAGCGCACCCCCGCGGAGGTGCTGCGCAGCGCCGACATCACGATGTACCGGGCCAAGGCGGCCGGCGGCAACCGCTTCGAATTCGCCGACGCCGAGGCCGACGCCCGCGCGATCACCCGCCACGGCCTGACCAACGCCCTGCCCGCGGCGCTGGAACGCGGCGAGTTCTTCATCGAGTACCAGCCGCTGGTCCACATGCGCGACGGCAGCGTGCACGGGGCCGAGGCGCTGGTGCGCTGGTCGCACCCGCAGTACGGGGTCCTCGGCCCGGACCGCTTCATCCCGCTCGCCGAACGGACCGGGCTGATCGTGCCGCTCGGGCGCTGGGTGCTGGAGGAGGCCGTCCGTCAGGCCCGCATCTGGCAGCGCCAGCACGGAGGCGCGGCCCTGCGGATCAACGTCAACCTCTCGCCGACCCAGCTCCACCACCCGGGCCTGGTCGCCGACACCGTGGCGGTGCTGGAGAAGTCCGGCCTCGCCCCGGGCGCGCTGTGCCTGGAGGTCACCGAATCGGCCCTGATAGGGGCCGACGACGAACTCCTGGAACCGCTGCGCAGGCTCGCCGCCCTCGGTGTGGACATCGCCCTCGACGACTTCGGCACCGGCTACTCGAACCTGGCCAACCTGCGGCGGCTGCCGGTCAGCGTCCTGAAGCTCGACCGCTCCTTCACCCAGGGGATGCAGCAGCAGCCCGCCAACCCGGTCGACGTCAAGATCGTGGAGGGGATCGTCGCCCTGGCCCACAGCCTCGAACTCGCCGTCACCGTCGAGGGCGTGGAGACCGGAGCCCAGGCCGCCCAGCTGCGCGCCCTCGGCTGCGACACCGCTC
- a CDS encoding SAM-dependent methyltransferase produces MERPAWAPPGIDISVPSVSRIYDYYLGGSHNFEVDRQTARRAMEFMPGLPKIMQANRAFMRRAVRHAVAEGVTQFLDIGSGIPTFGNVHEIAQAASPQARVVYVDHDPVAVAHSRAVLAGDDHSDIVAADLRKPKEILAAPEVGRLLDLGRPVALLLVAVLHFLEDTDDPYAAVAELRDALAPGSLLILTHASYEGIPLTQETAAGTVGVYRDMRNPLVMRTREQIGGFFDGFEMLEPGLVSMPDWRPDRPDDGEDGETPEDPYAFSGFGGVGRKA; encoded by the coding sequence ATGGAGCGCCCCGCCTGGGCCCCGCCAGGCATCGACATATCGGTGCCGAGCGTGTCCCGCATCTATGATTACTACCTGGGCGGGTCCCACAATTTCGAGGTCGACCGCCAGACGGCTCGCCGCGCCATGGAATTCATGCCGGGACTGCCCAAGATCATGCAGGCCAACCGGGCATTCATGCGCCGCGCCGTCCGGCACGCCGTCGCCGAGGGCGTCACGCAGTTCCTCGACATCGGCTCCGGCATCCCCACCTTCGGCAACGTCCACGAGATCGCCCAGGCCGCCAGCCCGCAGGCGCGCGTCGTCTACGTCGACCACGACCCGGTGGCCGTCGCGCACAGCCGGGCCGTCCTCGCGGGGGACGACCACAGCGACATCGTCGCCGCCGACCTGCGCAAGCCCAAGGAGATCCTGGCCGCCCCCGAGGTCGGCCGGCTGCTCGACCTCGGCCGCCCGGTCGCCCTCCTGCTCGTGGCCGTCCTGCACTTCCTGGAGGACACGGACGACCCGTACGCCGCCGTCGCCGAGCTGCGCGACGCGCTGGCCCCCGGCAGCCTGCTGATCCTCACGCACGCCTCGTACGAGGGGATCCCGCTCACCCAGGAAACCGCCGCCGGCACCGTGGGCGTCTACCGGGACATGCGCAACCCCCTCGTCATGCGGACCCGGGAACAGATCGGCGGCTTCTTCGACGGGTTCGAGATGCTGGAGCCGGGCCTCGTGTCCATGCCCGACTGGCGGCCGGACCGGCCCGACGACGGCGAGGACGGCGAGACACCGGAAGACCCCTACGCCTTCTCGGGCTTCGGCGGCGTGGGACGCAAGGCGTGA
- a CDS encoding DUF4239 domain-containing protein, translating into MSEWLVLSLAMAAACAVVLSIAFFNHRRIGDDDDPNETPDVIEYMTMMIGVIYAIVLGLAIAGVWEGRGAAQEYVRQEAQALHEISVRSEVYPAEVRKRIRSDVDAYVTYVVDTEWKRMADHGELTEHGGELLERIRRDVTDYEPQTDHEGQAYQPLVDQVAVVDDARSARGSSAGATMPGVVWFGLIVGALVTVGLIFTLQIRRSFREMLLAGLFSALIAFLLFLIWDFDAPFGRGISATAEPFLAQFPHLDLGG; encoded by the coding sequence TTGTCGGAATGGCTCGTCCTGTCCCTCGCGATGGCCGCGGCCTGTGCCGTGGTGCTGTCCATCGCCTTCTTCAACCACAGGAGGATCGGCGACGACGACGATCCGAACGAGACCCCGGACGTCATCGAGTACATGACGATGATGATCGGGGTGATCTACGCGATCGTGCTGGGCCTGGCGATCGCCGGCGTCTGGGAAGGCCGCGGGGCCGCCCAGGAATACGTGCGCCAGGAGGCCCAGGCCCTGCACGAGATCAGTGTCCGCTCCGAGGTCTACCCGGCCGAGGTGCGCAAGAGGATCCGGTCCGATGTCGACGCGTACGTGACCTACGTCGTGGACACGGAGTGGAAGCGGATGGCCGACCACGGCGAGCTCACCGAGCACGGCGGGGAGCTGCTGGAACGTATCCGCCGGGACGTCACCGACTACGAGCCGCAGACCGACCACGAGGGGCAGGCCTACCAGCCGCTGGTGGACCAGGTCGCGGTGGTCGACGACGCCCGCAGCGCACGCGGTTCGAGTGCCGGGGCCACCATGCCGGGGGTGGTGTGGTTCGGGCTGATCGTCGGCGCCCTGGTGACCGTGGGCCTGATCTTCACCCTTCAGATCAGGCGGTCGTTCCGGGAGATGCTTCTGGCGGGCCTGTTCAGTGCCCTCATCGCGTTCCTGCTGTTCCTGATCTGGGACTTCGACGCGCCGTTCGGGCGGGGCATCTCCGCCACCGCCGAACCGTTCCTCGCCCAGTTCCCCCACCTGGACCTCGGCGGCTAG
- a CDS encoding class F sortase — protein sequence MGEDETGQSRKRSPWGVLALVMLTGLAMVRNGVNVGDGPPQPTAASAVAVTSGQLPADPPTPPADMEVLEHSSVQRIRIPTINVDAPVMTVGLDAEGWIDAPPPQDRNLAGWYLNGISPGQRGSAVIVGHVDNAQGPAVFYGLGSVKPGNHIEVERYDGRTAVFEVYGVEVFSKEAFPGARVYGDTGHPELRVITCGGGYSKARGYDGNVVVFARMVEAR from the coding sequence ATGGGCGAGGACGAGACCGGGCAGTCACGCAAACGCTCACCGTGGGGCGTACTCGCCCTGGTCATGCTCACCGGCCTCGCCATGGTGCGCAACGGTGTGAATGTCGGCGACGGCCCGCCGCAGCCCACCGCGGCCTCGGCCGTCGCGGTGACGTCCGGGCAGTTGCCGGCGGATCCGCCCACGCCCCCGGCGGACATGGAGGTGCTGGAGCACTCGTCGGTCCAGCGCATCCGGATTCCCACGATCAACGTGGACGCGCCGGTGATGACGGTCGGGCTGGACGCGGAGGGCTGGATCGACGCGCCGCCGCCGCAGGACCGCAATCTCGCCGGCTGGTACCTCAACGGCATCTCGCCCGGCCAGCGGGGCTCCGCGGTGATCGTCGGGCACGTGGACAACGCGCAGGGCCCCGCGGTCTTCTACGGCCTCGGCTCGGTCAAGCCGGGCAACCACATCGAGGTGGAGCGGTACGACGGCCGCACGGCGGTGTTCGAGGTCTACGGGGTGGAGGTGTTCTCCAAGGAGGCCTTCCCCGGGGCCCGTGTGTACGGGGACACCGGGCACCCGGAACTCCGGGTGATCACCTGCGGCGGCGGATACTCGAAGGCCCGTGGCTACGACGGCAACGTGGTCGTCTTCGCCCGCATGGTGGAGGCCCGCTGA
- a CDS encoding polysaccharide deacetylase family protein: MKNDEPTVGRRTVLRTAVFLGVAAASGLLSVGGESDTGTPGPGPGGSGSPAGPGARPAAGAPGLRAQALPEKSYRLRPMTADAPVRAAALKPAVRTRPILELPTAEAASAGMVLTFDDGPDPRYTPAILDTLARYGVRAMFFVCGEMAAENRNLLRRMVDEGHVIGNHTWTHPLIPSLSRPALASEIGRTSEVVQQTVGEAPLWFRAPYGAWNRAAFEIGAELGMEPLAWTVDTLDWKEPGTPTIISRVLGGAAPGVIVLSHDAGGNRSQSVQAISSYLPQLLARGYRMTLPVLPPR, from the coding sequence ATGAAAAATGACGAGCCGACAGTAGGGCGGCGCACGGTCCTGCGTACCGCCGTCTTCCTCGGGGTCGCCGCGGCCTCCGGCCTGCTCAGCGTGGGTGGTGAGAGCGATACCGGTACCCCGGGGCCCGGACCTGGCGGTTCCGGATCGCCGGCCGGGCCGGGGGCGCGGCCCGCGGCGGGTGCGCCGGGGCTGCGGGCGCAGGCGCTGCCCGAGAAGTCGTACCGGCTGCGGCCGATGACCGCCGATGCGCCGGTGCGCGCGGCGGCCCTGAAGCCGGCCGTGCGGACCCGGCCCATCCTGGAACTCCCCACCGCCGAAGCCGCGTCGGCCGGCATGGTGCTCACCTTCGACGACGGCCCGGACCCCCGCTACACCCCCGCCATCCTCGACACCCTCGCCCGGTACGGCGTGCGCGCCATGTTCTTCGTCTGCGGGGAGATGGCCGCCGAGAACCGGAACCTGCTGCGCCGGATGGTCGACGAGGGCCACGTCATCGGCAACCACACCTGGACCCACCCGCTCATCCCCAGCCTCAGCCGCCCCGCCCTCGCCTCCGAGATCGGCCGCACGAGCGAGGTCGTACAGCAGACCGTCGGCGAGGCGCCGCTGTGGTTCCGGGCCCCCTACGGGGCCTGGAACCGCGCCGCCTTCGAGATCGGGGCCGAGCTCGGCATGGAGCCGCTCGCCTGGACCGTGGACACCCTGGACTGGAAGGAACCGGGAACCCCGACGATCATCTCCCGGGTCCTGGGCGGCGCGGCCCCCGGGGTGATCGTCCTCTCGCACGACGCCGGCGGCAACCGGTCGCAGAGCGTCCAGGCGATCTCCTCGTACCTTCCCCAACTGCTCGCGCGGGGCTACCGGATGACCCTCCCGGTGCTGCCGCCCCGCTGA